In Nonomuraea sp. NBC_00507, the following are encoded in one genomic region:
- a CDS encoding GTP-binding protein: MDYAASEPGTTAVASALAIKILIAGGFGVGKTTMVGTISEIRPLHTEELLSERGVGVDDTSGVEAKTTTTVALDFGRITIREGLWLYLFGTPGQDRFWFMWDELAVGALGAVVLADTRRLEDCFPAVDYFEQRGLPFVVAVNCFDGARRHDTAKVRRALSLHEIIPIVLCDVRDRESVKRVLTTLVTYAVEGP; this comes from the coding sequence ATGGACTACGCAGCCTCTGAGCCGGGGACGACCGCGGTCGCCTCGGCCTTGGCCATCAAGATCCTCATCGCGGGTGGCTTCGGCGTCGGCAAGACGACCATGGTGGGCACGATCAGCGAGATCCGGCCGCTGCACACCGAGGAGCTGCTGAGCGAGCGAGGCGTCGGGGTGGACGACACCTCGGGCGTGGAGGCCAAGACCACGACCACGGTGGCGCTGGATTTCGGCCGCATCACGATCCGCGAGGGGCTGTGGCTGTACCTGTTCGGCACGCCCGGGCAGGACCGGTTCTGGTTCATGTGGGATGAGCTGGCCGTCGGCGCGCTGGGCGCGGTCGTGCTCGCCGACACCCGCCGCCTGGAGGACTGCTTCCCCGCGGTGGACTACTTCGAGCAGCGCGGCCTTCCGTTCGTGGTCGCCGTGAACTGCTTCGACGGCGCCCGCCGCCACGACACGGCGAAGGTACGGCGGGCGCTCTCACTGCACGAGATCATCCCCATCGTGCTGTGCGACGTGCGCGATCGCGAGTCGGTCAAGCGGGTGCTCACCACGCTGGTCACGTACGCGGTGGAAGGCCCATGA
- a CDS encoding roadblock/LC7 domain-containing protein — protein MPDPRSELSWLLDDLTQRVPGIRHAIVLSADGLAMGGSRELTREDAEHLSAISAGSHSLAMGAGRHFGMGGVRQTIIELEGGFLFVTAAGQGARLAVLASGDAELGMVTYEMALMVKRVGEHLTAQPRGAAPAPAWNGARA, from the coding sequence ATGCCCGACCCCAGAAGTGAACTGAGCTGGCTGCTCGACGACCTCACCCAGCGCGTCCCCGGCATCCGGCACGCCATCGTGCTGTCCGCCGACGGGCTGGCCATGGGCGGCTCCCGGGAGCTCACCCGGGAGGACGCCGAGCACCTGTCCGCCATCTCCGCCGGCAGCCACAGCCTCGCCATGGGCGCGGGACGGCACTTCGGCATGGGCGGTGTACGGCAGACGATCATCGAGCTGGAAGGCGGCTTCCTGTTCGTCACCGCGGCGGGCCAGGGCGCCCGGCTGGCCGTGCTCGCCTCGGGCGACGCCGAGCTGGGCATGGTCACGTACGAGATGGCGCTCATGGTCAAGCGGGTGGGCGAGCACCTCACCGCGCAGCCGAGGGGGGCGGCACCGGCACCCGCCTGGAACGGCGCGAGAGCGTGA
- a CDS encoding DUF742 domain-containing protein gives MTGEDPGPLIRLFGLTGGRARPQGETFDLVAIVTTVGGSYVSELIPEHRAVLSLCRRPTPVADVAAHLRLPLNITRVILGDLRREGFVTIERPRPVAQTIDERIYREVLHGLRSL, from the coding sequence GTGACAGGGGAGGATCCCGGGCCGCTGATCCGGCTGTTCGGGCTGACCGGGGGCAGGGCGCGCCCACAGGGCGAGACGTTCGACCTGGTCGCCATCGTCACGACGGTCGGCGGCTCGTACGTGTCGGAGCTGATCCCGGAGCATCGCGCCGTGCTGTCGTTGTGCCGCCGGCCCACGCCGGTGGCCGATGTCGCGGCGCACCTCAGGCTGCCCCTCAACATCACCCGGGTGATCCTGGGCGACCTGCGACGCGAGGGCTTTGTCACCATCGAGCGCCCGCGCCCGGTGGCGCAGACGATCGACGAACGCATCTACAGGGAAGTGCTGCATGGACTACGCAGCCTCTGA
- a CDS encoding carbohydrate ABC transporter permease produces MTAPATGLRQAGLARPFVRLRVAGYAFFLPFFVVFLITVVAPLLYAIYLSFFQDRLIGGTVFAGLANYTRAVGDALFGAGLLRVALFLVVQVPIMLLIALGCALAIDSGRLRWPSLFRITIFMPYAVPAVVAALMWGYMYGDEFGLVGQIGDVFGVTLPDLMSRSWMLGSIGNMVTWEYVGYNMIILYAALRAIPDELYEAAEMDGAGAIRIAWSIKLPALRPALLVATVFSIIGSFQLFNEPNILQKLAPSVITTSYTPNMYAYNLAFNGQQINYSAAVAVVLGLVTVVVAYVVQLITARREQTL; encoded by the coding sequence ATGACCGCGCCGGCCACCGGGCTCCGGCAGGCCGGCCTCGCCCGGCCGTTCGTGCGCCTGCGCGTCGCCGGCTACGCCTTCTTCCTGCCGTTCTTCGTGGTCTTCCTGATCACGGTGGTCGCGCCGCTGCTGTACGCGATCTACCTGAGCTTCTTCCAGGACCGCCTGATCGGTGGCACGGTCTTCGCCGGTCTGGCCAACTACACCCGCGCCGTCGGCGACGCGTTGTTCGGCGCCGGCCTGCTCCGCGTGGCGCTCTTCCTGGTCGTGCAGGTGCCGATCATGCTGCTCATCGCCCTGGGATGCGCGCTCGCGATCGACAGCGGCCGGCTGCGCTGGCCGTCCCTGTTCCGCATCACGATCTTCATGCCGTACGCGGTGCCGGCCGTCGTGGCGGCCCTCATGTGGGGCTACATGTACGGCGACGAGTTCGGCCTGGTGGGCCAGATCGGCGACGTCTTCGGCGTCACACTCCCCGACCTGATGTCGCGCTCCTGGATGCTGGGCTCCATCGGCAACATGGTGACCTGGGAGTACGTCGGCTACAACATGATCATCCTGTACGCCGCGCTGCGGGCCATCCCGGATGAGCTTTACGAGGCCGCCGAAATGGACGGTGCGGGGGCCATCCGTATCGCCTGGAGCATCAAGCTGCCCGCCCTGCGGCCCGCGCTGCTCGTGGCCACCGTCTTCTCGATCATCGGCAGCTTCCAGCTCTTCAACGAGCCGAACATCCTCCAGAAGCTCGCGCCCTCGGTGATCACAACGAGCTACACGCCCAACATGTACGCCTACAACCTGGCGTTCAACGGCCAGCAGATCAACTACTCGGCCGCCGTCGCCGTCGTGCTGGGCCTGGTCACCGTCGTGGTGGCGTACGTGGTGCAGCTCATCACGGCGAGAAGGGAGCAGACGCTGTGA
- a CDS encoding LacI family DNA-binding transcriptional regulator, with protein MDGATQETAAGRRTRRRPSMADVAAMAGVSSQTVSRVANNRTNVEDETRQRVLSAMRVLGYRPNTAARALVTGQFRTLGLISFGLGSFGNARTVDSITRAAQRAGYTVNMIAIESQTEQAVHEAFDQLTMQAVDGIVLIEAQILDTPALRLPPGVPVVMADGDVSHRHPMVDTDQALGARLITRHLLDLGHETVWHVAGPEDSYAARRRAESWHATLKEAGAAVPQLLYGDWSAGSGYEAGRVLARRPGVTAVFAANDQMALGVMRAMVQAGRRVPEDVSIAGFDDLDESAYLSPPLTTVRQDFDVVADRIVSLMIDQIEGGTVPSATAFVGPELIVRESTAAPPPSA; from the coding sequence GTGGACGGCGCCACCCAGGAAACGGCGGCAGGACGACGCACGCGCAGGCGGCCGTCCATGGCCGATGTCGCCGCGATGGCCGGGGTCTCCAGCCAGACGGTCTCCCGGGTGGCCAACAACCGCACCAACGTGGAGGACGAGACCCGCCAGCGGGTCCTGTCCGCCATGCGGGTGCTCGGCTACCGGCCCAACACGGCCGCGCGTGCCCTGGTCACCGGCCAGTTCCGCACCTTGGGGCTGATCAGCTTCGGGCTCGGCAGCTTCGGCAACGCACGCACGGTCGACTCCATCACGCGCGCGGCGCAGCGGGCCGGCTACACCGTGAACATGATCGCCATCGAGTCGCAGACCGAGCAGGCCGTGCACGAGGCGTTCGACCAGCTCACGATGCAGGCGGTCGACGGCATCGTGCTCATCGAGGCGCAGATCCTCGACACGCCGGCGCTGCGCCTGCCGCCGGGCGTGCCGGTCGTGATGGCCGACGGCGACGTCAGCCACCGCCATCCCATGGTCGACACCGACCAGGCGCTCGGCGCCCGGCTCATCACCCGTCACCTGCTCGACCTCGGCCACGAGACGGTCTGGCACGTCGCCGGGCCCGAGGACTCCTACGCCGCGCGGCGGCGGGCCGAGTCGTGGCACGCGACGCTCAAGGAGGCGGGCGCCGCGGTCCCGCAGCTGCTGTACGGGGACTGGAGCGCGGGCAGCGGCTACGAGGCCGGCCGCGTCCTGGCCCGGCGGCCCGGCGTCACGGCCGTCTTCGCCGCCAACGACCAGATGGCGCTCGGCGTGATGCGCGCGATGGTCCAGGCGGGCCGGCGCGTCCCCGAGGACGTCAGCATCGCCGGGTTCGACGACCTCGACGAGTCGGCTTACCTGTCCCCGCCGCTCACCACCGTCCGCCAGGACTTCGACGTGGTGGCGGATCGGATCGTGTCGCTCATGATCGACCAGATCGAGGGCGGCACGGTCCCGTCCGCGACCGCTTTCGTCGGCCCCGAGCTGATCGTGAGGGAGAGCACCGCCGCGCCGCCGCCATCGGCCTGA
- a CDS encoding thiamine pyrophosphate-binding protein, protein MGSVDSAPKPVRTGGDLVVESLAALGATTVFGEPGQHALGLFDALRRAPLRYVGCRTELSVALAADGHARATGSVTPFLVSTGPGALGTLPALMESRTASVPVLGVSSQIPADGLGGGRKGYLHELPDQAASFRDVVKSVHVVRTAGQIVPALAQAWEAALTAPAGPVWVEIPQDVLLGATDLPMVAELRVAPRPLTPRAELVTAAADLLAQASAPVILAGGGVVRAGAQAALLELAEELNAPVATTFGAKGAFPWDHPLSLRSWLEDRHLTAFLEDADVLLVVGSGLGELSSNYHTMRPHGRVIQIEADLGKLESNHPALAVHADARLALEALAPAVKGAASNPGRGPAARDAVRDVLARVAERLDAQDLAVERALLAAVDRALPAEALSFWDMTILAYWAWSAWPRPMESAQGAGGLGYALPAALGAAAATGGPVLAVSGDGGAMYGLAELATLRQHDLDVTWLIVDDGGYGILREYMTGAFGVATATELARPDFVALAAAFGVPACRTTPADLEGDLARALRTPGPSVIVLPATLRMFAPTHLG, encoded by the coding sequence ATGGGATCCGTCGATTCCGCGCCGAAACCCGTGCGGACGGGCGGCGACCTGGTCGTCGAGTCGCTCGCCGCGCTCGGCGCCACCACGGTCTTCGGCGAGCCGGGGCAGCACGCGCTCGGCCTGTTCGACGCACTACGCCGAGCACCCCTGCGGTACGTGGGGTGCCGGACAGAGCTGAGCGTCGCGCTGGCCGCCGATGGTCACGCCCGTGCGACCGGCTCGGTCACGCCGTTCCTGGTGTCCACCGGTCCGGGCGCGCTGGGCACGCTGCCCGCGCTCATGGAGTCCCGTACGGCGAGCGTCCCCGTCCTGGGCGTCAGCAGCCAGATCCCGGCGGACGGGCTGGGCGGCGGGCGCAAGGGCTACCTGCACGAGCTGCCCGACCAGGCCGCGTCCTTCCGTGACGTGGTGAAGTCGGTCCACGTGGTGCGGACAGCCGGTCAGATCGTGCCGGCGCTGGCGCAGGCGTGGGAAGCCGCGCTCACCGCACCCGCCGGCCCGGTCTGGGTGGAGATCCCGCAGGACGTGCTGCTCGGCGCGACCGACCTTCCCATGGTCGCCGAGCTCCGGGTGGCGCCGAGGCCGCTCACCCCGCGGGCCGAGCTCGTCACCGCGGCGGCGGACCTGCTGGCCCAGGCGAGCGCCCCGGTGATCCTGGCCGGCGGTGGCGTGGTCCGCGCCGGCGCTCAGGCGGCTCTGCTGGAGCTGGCCGAGGAGCTGAATGCACCGGTCGCCACCACGTTCGGCGCGAAGGGCGCCTTCCCCTGGGATCATCCGCTGTCGCTGCGGTCGTGGCTGGAGGACCGGCATCTGACGGCGTTCCTGGAGGACGCCGACGTGCTGCTGGTCGTCGGCTCGGGCCTGGGGGAACTGTCCAGCAATTACCACACGATGCGGCCACACGGCCGCGTCATCCAGATCGAGGCCGACCTCGGCAAGCTGGAATCCAACCATCCGGCGCTGGCCGTCCACGCGGACGCTCGCCTGGCTTTGGAGGCGCTGGCGCCGGCCGTCAAGGGTGCGGCGTCGAACCCCGGCCGTGGGCCGGCGGCCCGGGATGCGGTGCGTGACGTGCTCGCGCGCGTCGCCGAGCGCCTGGACGCACAAGACCTCGCGGTCGAGCGCGCACTGCTCGCGGCCGTGGACCGTGCGCTGCCGGCGGAGGCGCTGAGCTTCTGGGACATGACGATCCTCGCGTACTGGGCCTGGTCCGCCTGGCCGCGGCCGATGGAGTCGGCGCAGGGCGCGGGCGGGCTCGGCTACGCGCTTCCCGCGGCGCTCGGCGCGGCCGCCGCCACCGGCGGGCCGGTGCTCGCGGTCAGCGGTGACGGCGGCGCGATGTACGGCCTGGCCGAGCTGGCCACGCTCCGCCAGCATGACCTCGACGTGACCTGGTTGATCGTGGACGACGGCGGCTACGGCATCCTGCGCGAGTACATGACCGGCGCGTTCGGCGTCGCCACGGCGACCGAGCTGGCCAGGCCGGACTTCGTCGCGCTCGCGGCCGCCTTCGGCGTGCCCGCCTGCCGCACCACCCCGGCAGACCTGGAAGGCGACCTCGCGCGGGCGCTGCGAACGCCGGGACCGAGCGTCATCGTCCTGCCCGCGACCCTGCGCATGTTCGCCCCGACGCACCTGGGATGA
- a CDS encoding amino acid ABC transporter ATP-binding protein, with product MSDVTPLLVARAVRKSFGKVEVLKGIDLTVHPGQVVCLLGPSGSGKSTFLRCVNHLERLDGGEIWVDGHLVGYRRSGGKKYEMRPREVADQRRDIGMVFQSFNLFPHRTALENVMEAPLHVLGRPREAVRQAALDLLRRVGMEERAGHYPAQLSGGQQQRVAIARALAMQPKLMLFDEPTSALDPELVGEVLDVMKDLAGAGMTMVVVTHEIGFAREVADHVVFMDDGMIVEAGPAGELITNPRHHRTQAFLAKVL from the coding sequence ATGAGTGACGTGACGCCGCTGCTCGTCGCGCGGGCCGTACGCAAGAGCTTCGGGAAGGTCGAGGTGCTCAAGGGCATCGACCTGACGGTGCACCCCGGCCAGGTGGTGTGCCTGCTCGGCCCGTCGGGCTCGGGCAAGTCGACGTTCCTGCGGTGCGTGAATCACCTCGAACGGCTCGACGGCGGTGAGATCTGGGTCGACGGCCACCTGGTCGGCTACCGCCGCTCCGGCGGCAAGAAGTACGAGATGCGCCCGCGCGAGGTGGCCGACCAGCGGCGTGACATCGGCATGGTGTTCCAGAGCTTCAACCTCTTCCCGCACCGCACGGCGCTGGAGAACGTCATGGAGGCGCCGTTGCACGTGCTCGGCCGGCCCCGCGAGGCCGTCCGGCAGGCGGCGCTCGACCTGCTGCGGCGGGTCGGCATGGAGGAGCGGGCCGGCCACTACCCCGCCCAGCTCTCCGGCGGTCAGCAGCAGCGGGTCGCGATCGCCAGGGCCCTCGCCATGCAGCCCAAGCTGATGTTGTTCGACGAGCCGACCAGCGCGCTCGACCCCGAGCTCGTCGGCGAGGTCCTCGACGTGATGAAGGACCTGGCCGGCGCGGGAATGACGATGGTCGTGGTGACGCACGAGATCGGATTCGCCCGCGAGGTGGCCGACCACGTGGTCTTCATGGACGACGGGATGATCGTCGAGGCGGGACCGGCCGGCGAGCTGATCACCAATCCCCGGCACCACAGGACCCAGGCCTTCCTGGCCAAGGTCCTTTAG
- a CDS encoding sensor histidine kinase: MSSPPTIRTKLLRILLLPLVSMVALWGFIAYSSVAEIVTVSQAQDRWEEIGSPVLQLIVELQRERQLSAEAAGDTAASVPLAHQRRVTDAKAEQLRQVIGSVDVTSDGAETPAQVRALLQALDGLRSLRESADGGVLAPPLAITDAYNKLIDVANKQFSDRDALSDVSSFRSVRGMAAYSAAGEYLGREHAVLTSTMVVRRMTPTDRAAFVAAFTSRRIVFANAERDVDADMQVRLNKLVESAAYKRLLDIEDELFTWDTSGGAPPVDPVEWKSDADSMLGAMYLDTRHELNHVQAQAAEQKTGAYWRIGLVLVLGLAAVLASVALSYRFGRSLIDELKRLQAAAAEMAEQRLPRLVERLRRGDDVDPATEAPVLDPAGTAEVDRLVHAFSEVRRTAVEAAVGQASLRKGVGQVFLNLARRNQALLHRQLALLDTMERRADEPEVLEDLFKLDHLTTRMRRHAENLIILSDSAPARRWRDPVSLFDVVRAAVLEVEDYTRVTVTPMPNAPLLVGAAVTDVIHLIAELVENATVFSPPDTSVQIRSMTAANGFALEVEDRGLGLSQATLDEINARLAQPPEFDLADSDRLGLFVVSRLAARLGIKIMLRRSPYDGTTAIVLLPSALLAGADAPAVTAPQRSPRPADHAARQGRPVGARRALGAAQPGLDEGTPDTPEVATWFEANPAPRPRQANGIGPVNGPAPGNGSTAEPDAGPVLRQAHGAAKPPAPDVEWSVTVPPQETTEDLDGLPMRIPQTSMAPQLRATRRVEPRAVSVRSPEEHAQLMSSMQRGWQQGRHQAEQGQDVWNRKDDHPDARPQK; this comes from the coding sequence ATGAGCTCGCCCCCGACGATCCGTACCAAGCTGCTCAGGATCCTCCTGCTCCCGCTGGTATCCATGGTCGCTCTGTGGGGATTCATCGCCTACTCCAGTGTGGCGGAGATCGTCACGGTCTCCCAGGCGCAGGACCGCTGGGAGGAGATCGGGTCGCCGGTGCTGCAGCTGATCGTCGAACTGCAGCGGGAGCGGCAACTGTCCGCCGAGGCGGCGGGTGACACCGCGGCGTCCGTTCCTCTGGCCCACCAGCGGCGGGTCACCGATGCCAAGGCCGAGCAGCTGCGCCAGGTCATCGGATCCGTTGACGTGACCTCGGACGGCGCGGAGACGCCCGCCCAGGTGCGGGCGTTGTTGCAGGCGCTCGACGGGTTACGGTCGCTGCGTGAGTCCGCCGACGGGGGCGTGCTGGCTCCGCCACTGGCGATCACCGACGCTTACAACAAACTGATCGACGTCGCCAACAAGCAGTTCAGCGACCGCGACGCGCTGAGCGACGTCTCGTCCTTCCGCTCGGTGCGCGGGATGGCCGCCTACAGCGCCGCTGGGGAGTATCTGGGCCGGGAGCACGCGGTGCTCACCAGCACGATGGTGGTGCGCAGGATGACGCCCACCGACCGTGCCGCGTTCGTCGCCGCGTTCACCAGCCGCCGGATCGTCTTCGCCAACGCCGAGCGCGACGTCGACGCCGATATGCAGGTGAGGCTCAACAAGCTGGTCGAGAGCGCCGCGTACAAGCGGCTGCTGGACATCGAGGACGAGCTGTTCACGTGGGACACGAGCGGCGGCGCGCCACCTGTCGACCCCGTCGAGTGGAAGAGCGACGCCGACTCCATGCTCGGCGCGATGTACCTCGACACGCGGCATGAGCTCAACCATGTCCAGGCCCAGGCGGCGGAGCAGAAGACCGGGGCGTACTGGCGGATCGGGCTGGTCCTGGTCCTCGGCCTCGCGGCGGTGCTCGCGTCGGTGGCGCTGTCGTACCGGTTCGGCCGCTCGCTGATCGACGAGCTCAAGAGACTGCAGGCGGCGGCGGCCGAGATGGCCGAGCAGCGGCTGCCCCGGCTGGTCGAGCGGCTGCGCCGCGGCGACGACGTGGACCCGGCCACCGAAGCCCCCGTCCTCGACCCGGCCGGCACCGCCGAGGTCGATCGCCTGGTGCACGCCTTCTCCGAGGTGCGCCGGACCGCGGTCGAGGCCGCGGTGGGGCAGGCGAGCCTGCGCAAGGGTGTCGGCCAGGTCTTCCTCAACCTGGCCCGGCGTAACCAGGCGCTGCTCCACCGCCAGCTCGCCCTGCTCGACACCATGGAGCGGCGGGCCGACGAGCCCGAGGTCCTGGAGGACCTGTTCAAGCTCGACCACCTGACCACCCGCATGCGGCGGCACGCGGAGAACCTGATCATCCTGTCCGACTCCGCCCCGGCGCGCCGCTGGCGTGACCCGGTGTCGCTGTTCGACGTCGTCCGCGCGGCGGTGCTGGAGGTCGAGGACTACACCCGCGTCACCGTCACGCCGATGCCGAACGCCCCGCTGCTGGTCGGTGCCGCGGTCACCGACGTGATCCACCTGATCGCCGAGCTGGTGGAGAACGCCACCGTCTTCTCCCCGCCCGACACGAGCGTGCAGATCCGCAGCATGACGGCGGCCAACGGCTTCGCGCTCGAGGTGGAGGATCGTGGTCTGGGGCTGAGCCAGGCCACCCTCGACGAGATCAACGCCCGGCTGGCCCAGCCGCCGGAGTTCGACCTGGCCGACAGCGACCGGCTCGGGTTGTTCGTGGTGTCCAGGCTGGCCGCGCGGCTCGGCATCAAGATCATGCTGCGGCGCTCGCCGTACGACGGGACCACCGCGATCGTACTGCTGCCCTCCGCATTGCTCGCCGGCGCCGACGCCCCGGCCGTCACAGCGCCGCAGCGCTCGCCGCGACCGGCCGACCACGCCGCCCGCCAGGGCCGGCCGGTCGGAGCTCGGCGGGCGCTCGGCGCGGCGCAGCCCGGCCTGGACGAGGGTACGCCGGACACGCCCGAGGTCGCGACCTGGTTCGAGGCGAACCCCGCGCCGAGGCCGCGCCAGGCGAACGGCATCGGGCCGGTGAACGGGCCGGCACCGGGCAACGGGTCCACCGCCGAGCCGGACGCCGGGCCCGTGCTGAGGCAGGCGCACGGCGCCGCCAAGCCCCCCGCGCCGGACGTCGAGTGGAGCGTCACGGTGCCGCCCCAGGAGACGACCGAGGACCTCGACGGGCTGCCGATGCGGATCCCGCAGACCAGCATGGCTCCCCAACTGCGTGCCACCAGGCGCGTGGAGCCGCGCGCGGTCTCGGTGCGCTCGCCGGAGGAGCACGCACAGCTCATGTCGTCCATGCAACGCGGCTGGCAGCAGGGCCGCCACCAAGCGGAGCAGGGACAAGACGTGTGGAATCGAAAGGACGACCATCCCGATGCCCGACCCCAGAAGTGA
- a CDS encoding beta-galactosidase, protein MNAVPDDVTPVSGTAGAPSSGERLWRRLGGVAFGGDYNPEQWPAETRAEDLRLMAEARVNLVTVGVFGWARVEPARGAYDFSFFDQVLDDQHAHGITADLATMTASPPPWLVHEHPEILPVTADGTVLGPGGRQHFCPSSPVYRERAALLVERLAAHYRGHPALGLWHVGNEYGCHIPACYCEVSADDFRRWLRERYGDDVEALNDAWSTDFWSQRYASFDHIRPPRVAPTYPNPAQQLDYLRFSNEALRACFDLEAGILRRVTPEVPITTNFLMGLKAVDVFDWAPRLDVVAVDSYPDPHDERPHLFPGLVYDTMRGAGGGRPWILMEQAPSAVNWRARNAIKQPGQMRLWSWQAIAHGADAILYFQWRQSRGGAEKFHSGMVPHAGPDSRVHREIAALGKELASVPDLVGTRVRNRVAILLDWNSWWALELDSHPSDGVRQEERLLDHYGPLFDLGVGVDVVPPSADLAGYALVVVPNLYLLSSEDAQRVSAYVSGGGALVVSFFSGIVDEHDRVHLGGYPAPLREVLGVRVEEFCPAAERETFPVRGYGALAHLEGVADLWREDLRLAGAELEIAFDSPDWAGRPAATRHEFGQGTARYLSTRLDPATMRAVLGRALAEAGVTPVVEGLPAGVQASVREGAGRSFLILLNHTGDKHDITLPGGWTAALDSSGEEGGVVTLPPSGVTVLRRVQ, encoded by the coding sequence ATGAACGCCGTACCTGACGATGTCACGCCGGTCTCCGGCACCGCCGGAGCCCCGTCCTCGGGCGAGCGGCTCTGGCGCCGGCTGGGCGGCGTGGCCTTCGGCGGCGACTACAACCCCGAGCAGTGGCCGGCCGAGACGAGGGCAGAGGACCTGCGGCTCATGGCCGAGGCCCGGGTGAACCTCGTCACCGTCGGCGTGTTCGGCTGGGCCCGCGTGGAGCCGGCACGCGGAGCGTACGACTTCTCCTTCTTCGACCAGGTCCTGGATGACCAGCACGCGCACGGGATCACCGCCGACCTGGCCACCATGACCGCTTCGCCGCCGCCGTGGCTCGTCCACGAGCATCCTGAGATTCTGCCGGTCACCGCGGACGGCACCGTGCTGGGTCCGGGCGGGCGCCAGCACTTCTGCCCGTCCAGCCCCGTCTACCGGGAACGGGCCGCGCTGCTGGTGGAGCGGCTGGCCGCCCACTACCGGGGCCATCCGGCCCTCGGGCTGTGGCACGTCGGCAACGAGTACGGCTGTCACATCCCCGCCTGCTACTGCGAGGTGTCGGCTGACGACTTCCGCCGCTGGCTGCGGGAGCGGTACGGCGACGACGTCGAGGCGCTGAACGACGCCTGGTCGACGGACTTCTGGTCGCAGCGTTACGCGTCCTTCGACCACATCCGCCCGCCCAGGGTGGCTCCGACCTACCCCAATCCGGCCCAGCAACTCGACTACCTGCGCTTCAGTAACGAGGCGTTGCGCGCCTGTTTCGACCTGGAGGCCGGCATCCTGCGGCGGGTCACCCCCGAGGTGCCGATCACCACGAACTTCCTGATGGGGCTGAAGGCCGTGGACGTCTTCGACTGGGCGCCGAGGCTGGATGTCGTGGCGGTCGACTCCTACCCCGACCCCCACGACGAGCGGCCGCATCTGTTCCCCGGCCTGGTCTACGACACGATGCGCGGCGCCGGAGGAGGGCGGCCCTGGATCCTGATGGAGCAGGCGCCGAGCGCGGTGAACTGGCGGGCCAGGAACGCGATCAAGCAGCCGGGCCAGATGCGGCTGTGGAGCTGGCAGGCCATCGCGCACGGCGCCGACGCGATCCTCTACTTCCAGTGGCGGCAGTCACGCGGCGGCGCCGAGAAGTTCCACTCGGGCATGGTGCCGCACGCGGGGCCCGACAGCCGGGTCCACCGCGAGATCGCCGCGCTCGGTAAGGAGCTGGCCTCGGTGCCCGACCTGGTCGGCACGCGGGTCCGCAACCGGGTGGCGATCCTGCTCGACTGGAACAGCTGGTGGGCTCTGGAGCTCGACTCCCACCCCTCGGACGGCGTGCGCCAGGAGGAGCGCCTGCTCGACCACTACGGCCCCCTGTTCGACCTCGGCGTGGGCGTGGACGTGGTGCCGCCCTCGGCCGACCTGGCCGGCTACGCGCTCGTCGTTGTGCCGAACCTGTACCTCTTGTCGAGCGAGGACGCGCAGCGGGTCTCGGCGTACGTCTCCGGCGGCGGCGCGCTGGTCGTCTCCTTCTTCAGCGGGATCGTCGACGAGCACGACCGGGTCCACCTGGGCGGTTATCCGGCGCCACTGCGTGAGGTCCTCGGGGTGCGGGTCGAGGAGTTCTGCCCGGCGGCCGAGCGCGAGACGTTCCCCGTCCGCGGCTACGGGGCGCTCGCGCACCTCGAAGGTGTCGCCGACCTGTGGCGCGAGGATCTCCGGCTGGCCGGCGCCGAGCTGGAGATCGCCTTCGACTCTCCGGACTGGGCCGGCCGCCCGGCGGCGACCCGGCACGAGTTCGGCCAGGGGACGGCACGCTACCTCTCGACCCGGCTCGACCCCGCCACCATGCGGGCGGTGCTCGGTCGGGCGCTCGCCGAAGCGGGAGTGACTCCCGTCGTCGAGGGCCTGCCTGCCGGGGTGCAGGCGAGCGTCCGCGAAGGCGCCGGGCGCAGCTTCCTGATCTTGCTGAATCACACCGGCGACAAACACGACATCACCCTCCCCGGTGGGTGGACCGCCGCACTCGACTCATCCGGGGAAGAGGGCGGCGTCGTCACCCTGCCCCCGTCTGGCGTCACTGTGCTCCGGCGAGTCCAATAA